A window of the Cynocephalus volans isolate mCynVol1 chromosome 10, mCynVol1.pri, whole genome shotgun sequence genome harbors these coding sequences:
- the SEZ6 gene encoding seizure protein 6 homolog isoform X1 — translation MEETDGELTAAPTPEQPERGVHFVTTAPTLKLLNHHPLLEDFLQEGLERGEKELRPALPFQPDPPTPFTPSPLPRLVNQDNRPVFTSPTPAMAAAPTQPQSREGPWSLESEPPVLRITAPLPPGPSMAVPTLGPGDRPSTTPPSRARTPTQEGPGDMGRPWAPEVMSQTTGLGIEGTIATSTASGDDEETTTTTTIITTTITTVQPPGSCSWNFSGPEGSLDSPTASSLPPDVGLDCFYYISVYPGYGVEIKVWNISLREGETMTVEGLGAPDPLPLANQSFLLRGQVIRSPTHQAALKFQSLPPPAGPGTFHFHYQAYLLSCYFPQRPAYGDVTVTSLHPGGSARFHCATGYQLKGASLLTCLNATQPFWDSQEPVCIAACGGVIRNATTGRIVSPGFPGNYSNNLTCHWLLEAPEGQRLHLHFEKVSLAEDDDRLIIRNGDNVDAPPVYDSYEVEYLPIEGLLSSGRHFFVELSTDSSGAAAGMALRYEAFQQGHCYEPFVKYGNFSSSAPSYPVGTTVEFSCDPGYTLEQGSIIIECVDLHDPQWNETEPACRAVCSGEITDSAGVVLSPNWPEPYGRGQDCIWGVHVEEDKRIMLDIRVLRIGPGDVLTFYDGDDLTARVLGQYSGPRGHLQLFTSMADVTIQFQSDPGTSVLGYQQGFVIHFFEVPRNDTCPELPEIPNGWKNPSQPELVHGTVVTYQCYPGYQVVGSSVLMCQWDLTWSEDLPSCQRVTSCHDPGDVEHSRRLISSPKFPVGTTVQYICDQGFVLTGSTILTCHDRQAGSPKWSDRTPKCLLEQLKPCHGLSAPENGARSPEKRLHPAGATIHFSCAPGYVLKGQARIKCVPGHPSHWSDPPPICRAASLDGFYSSRSLDVAKAPAASSTLDAVHIAAAIFLPLVAMVLLVGGVYLYFSRLQGKSPLQLPRTRPHPYNRIMVESAFDNPTYDTGSLSFAGDERI, via the exons ATGGAAGAGACGGATGGGGAGCTGACAGCGGCCCCCACACCTGAGCAGCCAGAACGAGGTGTCCACTTCGTCACAACAGCCCCCACCCTGAAACTGCTAAACCACCACCCACTGCTCGAGGACTTCCTACAAGAGGGACTGGAGAGGGGTGAGAAGGAACTGAGGCCAGCACTGCCCTTCCAGCCTGACCCACCTACACCCTTCACCCCAAGTCCCCTTCCCCGCCTGGTCAACCAGGACAACCGCCCTGTCTTTACCAGCCCCACTCCGGCCATGGCTGCAGCACCCACTCAGCCCCAGTCCAGGGAGGGACCCTGGAGCCTAGAGTCAGAACCCCCTGTGCTTCGTATCACAGCTCCCCTACCTCCAGGACCCAGCATGGCAGTGCCCACCCTAGGCCCAGGGGACAGGCCCAGTACTACACCCCCCAGCAGAGCACGGACTCCAACCCAAGAAGGTCCTGGAGACATGGGCAGGCCATGGGCTCCAGAGGTCATGTCCCAGACCACAGGGCTCGGGATCGAGGGGACCATCGCCACCTCCACAGCTTCAGGGGATGACGAGGagactaccaccaccaccaccatcatcaccactactATAACCACAGTCCAGCCACCAG GCTCTTGTAGCTGGAATTTCTCAGGCCCAGAGGGCTCTCTGGACTCCCCCACAGCCTCCAGCTTACCCCCTGATGTCGGCCTGGATTGTTTCTACTACATCTCCGTCTACCCTGGCTATGGTGTGGAAATCAAG GTCTGGAATATCAGCCTCCGGGAGGGGGAGACCATGACTGTGGAGGGCCTGGGGGCACCTGACCCACTACCTCTGGCCAACCAGTCTTTCCTGCTGCGGGGCCAAGTCATCCGCAGCCCCACCCACCAAGCAGCCCTGAAGTTCCAGAGCCTCCCACCACCTGCTGGACCTGGCACCTTCCATTTCCACTACCAAG CCTATCTCCTGAGCTGCTACTTTCCCCAACGTCCAGCTTATGGAGATGTGACTGTCACCAGCCTCCATCCAGGAGGCAGCGCCCGCTTCCACTGTGCCACTGGCTACCAGCTGAAGGGTGCCAGTCTCCTTACTTGTCTCAATGCTACTCAACCCTTCTGGGATTCCCAGGAGCCTGTATGTATTG CTGCCTGTGGTGGTGTGATCCGTAACGCCACCACTGGCCGTATTGTCTCTCCGGGCTTCCCGGGCAACTATAGCAACAACCTCACCTGCCACTGGCTGCTTGAGGCTCCTGAGGGCCAGCGGCTACACCTGCACTTTGAGAAGGTTTCCCTGGCAGAGGATGATGACAG GCTCATTATTCGCAATGGGGACAACGTGGATGCCCCACCTGTGTACGATTCCTATGAGGTGGAATACCTGCCCATTGAGGGCCTGCTCAGCTCTGGCAGACACTTCTTTGTGGAACTCAGTACTGATAGCAGCGGGGCAGCTGCAGGCATGGCCCTGCGCTATGAGG CCTTCCAGCAGGGCCATTGCTATGAGCCCTTTGTCAAATACGGCAACTTCAGCAGCAGTGCACCCTCCTACCCCGTTGGTACCACTGTGGAGTTCAGCTGCGACCCTGGCTACACCCTGGAGCAGGGTTCCATCATCATCGAATGTGTTGACCTCCATGACCCTCAGTGGAATGAGACAGAGCCAGCCTGCCGAG CCGTGTGCAGCGGGGAGATCACAGACTCGGCCGGAGTTGTGCTCTCCCCCAACTGGCCAGAGCCCTACGGCCGTGGGCAGGACTGCATCTGGGGTGTGCATGTGGAAGAGGACAAGCGCATCATGCTGGACATCCGAGT GCTGCGCATAGGCCCTGGTGATGTTCTTACCTTCTATGATGGGGATGACCTGACAGCTCGGGTCTTGGGCCAGTACTCAGGGCCCCGTGGCCACCTCCAGCTCTTTACCTCCATGGCTGATGTCACCATCCAGTTCCAGTCGGACCCTGGGACCTCAGTGCTGGGATACCAGCAGGGCTTCGTCATCCACTTCTTTG AGGTGCCCCGCAATGACACATGTCCGGAGCTGCCTGAGATCCCCAATGGTTGGAAGAACCCGTCACAGCCTGAGCTGGTACATGGCACTGTGGTTACTTACCAGTGCTACCCCGGCTACCAGGTGGTGGGATCCAGTGTCCTCATGTGCCAGTGGGACCTAACCTGGAGTGAGGACCTGCCCTCATGCCAGAGGG TGACTTCCTGCCATGACCCTGGGGATGTGGAACACAGCCGACGCCTCATATCCAGCCCCAAGTTTCCTGTGGGGACCACAGTGCAGTATATCTGCGACCAGGGTTTTGTGCTGACGGGTAGCACCATCCTCACCTGCCATGATCGCCAGGCCGGCAGCCCCAAGTGGAGTGACCGGACCCCCAAATGTCTTT TGGAACAACTCAAGCCATGCCATGGCCTCAGTGCCCCCGAGAATGGAGCCCGCAGTCCTGAGAAGCGGCTACATCCAGCAGGGGCCACCATTCACTTCTCTTGTGCCCCAGGCTATGTGCTGAAGGGCCAGGCCAGGATCAAGTGTGTGCCTGGGCACCCCTCGCATTGGAGTGACCCCCCACCCATCTGTAGGGCTG CCTCTCTGGATGGGTTCTACAGCAGCCGCAGCCTAGATG TTGCCAAGGCACCTGCTGCCTCCAGCACCCTGGATGCTGTCCACATTGCAGCTGCCATCTTCTTGCCGCTGGTGGCAATGGTGCTGTTGGTGGGAGGTGTGTACCTCTACTTCTCCAG GCTCCAGGGGAAAAGCCCCCTCCAGCTGCCCCGAACACGCCCCCACCCCTACAACCGCATCATGGTGGAGTCAGCATTTGACAATCCAACCTATGATACTGGA
- the SEZ6 gene encoding seizure protein 6 homolog isoform X2 codes for MEETDGELTAAPTPEQPERGVHFVTTAPTLKLLNHHPLLEDFLQEGLERGEKELRPALPFQPDPPTPFTPSPLPRLVNQDNRPVFTSPTPAMAAAPTQPQSREGPWSLESEPPVLRITAPLPPGPSMAVPTLGPGDRPSTTPPSRARTPTQEGPGDMGRPWAPEVMSQTTGLGIEGTIATSTASGDDEETTTTTTIITTTITTVQPPGSCSWNFSGPEGSLDSPTASSLPPDVGLDCFYYISVYPGYGVEIKVWNISLREGETMTVEGLGAPDPLPLANQSFLLRGQVIRSPTHQAALKFQSLPPPAGPGTFHFHYQAYLLSCYFPQRPAYGDVTVTSLHPGGSARFHCATGYQLKGASLLTCLNATQPFWDSQEPVCIAACGGVIRNATTGRIVSPGFPGNYSNNLTCHWLLEAPEGQRLHLHFEKVSLAEDDDRLIIRNGDNVDAPPVYDSYEVEYLPIEGLLSSGRHFFVELSTDSSGAAAGMALRYEAFQQGHCYEPFVKYGNFSSSAPSYPVGTTVEFSCDPGYTLEQGSIIIECVDLHDPQWNETEPACRAVCSGEITDSAGVVLSPNWPEPYGRGQDCIWGVHVEEDKRIMLDIRVLRIGPGDVLTFYDGDDLTARVLGQYSGPRGHLQLFTSMADVTIQFQSDPGTSVLGYQQGFVIHFFEVPRNDTCPELPEIPNGWKNPSQPELVHGTVVTYQCYPGYQVVGSSVLMCQWDLTWSEDLPSCQRVTSCHDPGDVEHSRRLISSPKFPVGTTVQYICDQGFVLTGSTILTCHDRQAGSPKWSDRTPKCLLEQLKPCHGLSAPENGARSPEKRLHPAGATIHFSCAPGYVLKGQARIKCVPGHPSHWSDPPPICRAASLDGFYSSRSLDVAKAPAASSTLDAVHIAAAIFLPLVAMVLLVGGVYLYFSRLQGKSPLQLPRTRPHPYNRIMVESAFDNPTYDTGETREYEVSI; via the exons ATGGAAGAGACGGATGGGGAGCTGACAGCGGCCCCCACACCTGAGCAGCCAGAACGAGGTGTCCACTTCGTCACAACAGCCCCCACCCTGAAACTGCTAAACCACCACCCACTGCTCGAGGACTTCCTACAAGAGGGACTGGAGAGGGGTGAGAAGGAACTGAGGCCAGCACTGCCCTTCCAGCCTGACCCACCTACACCCTTCACCCCAAGTCCCCTTCCCCGCCTGGTCAACCAGGACAACCGCCCTGTCTTTACCAGCCCCACTCCGGCCATGGCTGCAGCACCCACTCAGCCCCAGTCCAGGGAGGGACCCTGGAGCCTAGAGTCAGAACCCCCTGTGCTTCGTATCACAGCTCCCCTACCTCCAGGACCCAGCATGGCAGTGCCCACCCTAGGCCCAGGGGACAGGCCCAGTACTACACCCCCCAGCAGAGCACGGACTCCAACCCAAGAAGGTCCTGGAGACATGGGCAGGCCATGGGCTCCAGAGGTCATGTCCCAGACCACAGGGCTCGGGATCGAGGGGACCATCGCCACCTCCACAGCTTCAGGGGATGACGAGGagactaccaccaccaccaccatcatcaccactactATAACCACAGTCCAGCCACCAG GCTCTTGTAGCTGGAATTTCTCAGGCCCAGAGGGCTCTCTGGACTCCCCCACAGCCTCCAGCTTACCCCCTGATGTCGGCCTGGATTGTTTCTACTACATCTCCGTCTACCCTGGCTATGGTGTGGAAATCAAG GTCTGGAATATCAGCCTCCGGGAGGGGGAGACCATGACTGTGGAGGGCCTGGGGGCACCTGACCCACTACCTCTGGCCAACCAGTCTTTCCTGCTGCGGGGCCAAGTCATCCGCAGCCCCACCCACCAAGCAGCCCTGAAGTTCCAGAGCCTCCCACCACCTGCTGGACCTGGCACCTTCCATTTCCACTACCAAG CCTATCTCCTGAGCTGCTACTTTCCCCAACGTCCAGCTTATGGAGATGTGACTGTCACCAGCCTCCATCCAGGAGGCAGCGCCCGCTTCCACTGTGCCACTGGCTACCAGCTGAAGGGTGCCAGTCTCCTTACTTGTCTCAATGCTACTCAACCCTTCTGGGATTCCCAGGAGCCTGTATGTATTG CTGCCTGTGGTGGTGTGATCCGTAACGCCACCACTGGCCGTATTGTCTCTCCGGGCTTCCCGGGCAACTATAGCAACAACCTCACCTGCCACTGGCTGCTTGAGGCTCCTGAGGGCCAGCGGCTACACCTGCACTTTGAGAAGGTTTCCCTGGCAGAGGATGATGACAG GCTCATTATTCGCAATGGGGACAACGTGGATGCCCCACCTGTGTACGATTCCTATGAGGTGGAATACCTGCCCATTGAGGGCCTGCTCAGCTCTGGCAGACACTTCTTTGTGGAACTCAGTACTGATAGCAGCGGGGCAGCTGCAGGCATGGCCCTGCGCTATGAGG CCTTCCAGCAGGGCCATTGCTATGAGCCCTTTGTCAAATACGGCAACTTCAGCAGCAGTGCACCCTCCTACCCCGTTGGTACCACTGTGGAGTTCAGCTGCGACCCTGGCTACACCCTGGAGCAGGGTTCCATCATCATCGAATGTGTTGACCTCCATGACCCTCAGTGGAATGAGACAGAGCCAGCCTGCCGAG CCGTGTGCAGCGGGGAGATCACAGACTCGGCCGGAGTTGTGCTCTCCCCCAACTGGCCAGAGCCCTACGGCCGTGGGCAGGACTGCATCTGGGGTGTGCATGTGGAAGAGGACAAGCGCATCATGCTGGACATCCGAGT GCTGCGCATAGGCCCTGGTGATGTTCTTACCTTCTATGATGGGGATGACCTGACAGCTCGGGTCTTGGGCCAGTACTCAGGGCCCCGTGGCCACCTCCAGCTCTTTACCTCCATGGCTGATGTCACCATCCAGTTCCAGTCGGACCCTGGGACCTCAGTGCTGGGATACCAGCAGGGCTTCGTCATCCACTTCTTTG AGGTGCCCCGCAATGACACATGTCCGGAGCTGCCTGAGATCCCCAATGGTTGGAAGAACCCGTCACAGCCTGAGCTGGTACATGGCACTGTGGTTACTTACCAGTGCTACCCCGGCTACCAGGTGGTGGGATCCAGTGTCCTCATGTGCCAGTGGGACCTAACCTGGAGTGAGGACCTGCCCTCATGCCAGAGGG TGACTTCCTGCCATGACCCTGGGGATGTGGAACACAGCCGACGCCTCATATCCAGCCCCAAGTTTCCTGTGGGGACCACAGTGCAGTATATCTGCGACCAGGGTTTTGTGCTGACGGGTAGCACCATCCTCACCTGCCATGATCGCCAGGCCGGCAGCCCCAAGTGGAGTGACCGGACCCCCAAATGTCTTT TGGAACAACTCAAGCCATGCCATGGCCTCAGTGCCCCCGAGAATGGAGCCCGCAGTCCTGAGAAGCGGCTACATCCAGCAGGGGCCACCATTCACTTCTCTTGTGCCCCAGGCTATGTGCTGAAGGGCCAGGCCAGGATCAAGTGTGTGCCTGGGCACCCCTCGCATTGGAGTGACCCCCCACCCATCTGTAGGGCTG CCTCTCTGGATGGGTTCTACAGCAGCCGCAGCCTAGATG TTGCCAAGGCACCTGCTGCCTCCAGCACCCTGGATGCTGTCCACATTGCAGCTGCCATCTTCTTGCCGCTGGTGGCAATGGTGCTGTTGGTGGGAGGTGTGTACCTCTACTTCTCCAG GCTCCAGGGGAAAAGCCCCCTCCAGCTGCCCCGAACACGCCCCCACCCCTACAACCGCATCATGGTGGAGTCAGCATTTGACAATCCAACCTATGATACTGGA